A region of Pseudopipra pipra isolate bDixPip1 chromosome 10, bDixPip1.hap1, whole genome shotgun sequence DNA encodes the following proteins:
- the IL12A gene encoding interleukin-12 subunit alpha, whose protein sequence is MERSGSTESGSGITGITGIIGITGNTGSGRAAPPGGPRGALLPALCLLLALLPLPPARALPTPSRALPTPAALNRSRELLEAADTSLQRLKELNTLGFECTLEEVDPEDITKNQTNTIKACTSEGLETGNCPALEGSTFDKRKCLQGIYEDLSAYRAELNNFHDHKVLASLDEMMKVSIFCLLPLLRDLKNRCQALNSSRKVPEPPAGAGPESFPERLRLCRVLQALRIRSLTISRMMNFLSSPESSL, encoded by the exons ATGGAGCGGAGCGGCAGCACCGAGAGCGGCTCCGGCATCACCGGGATCACCGGGATCATCGGGATCACCGGGAATACCGGGAGCGGGCGGGCAGCGCCGCCTGGCGGCCCGCGGGGGGCACTGCTGCCCGcgctctgcctgctcctggcGCTGCTCCCGCTGCCCCCGGCCCGGGCACTGCCCACCCCATCCCGGGCACTGCCCACCCCCGCGGCGCTGAACCgctccagggagctgctggaggccGCCGACACCTCCCTCCAAAGGCTGAAG GAACTCAACACCCTGGGATTTGAATGTACCCTTGAAGAGGTTGATCCTGAAGATATCACTAAgaaccaaacaaacacaataAAAGCTTGCACATCTGAAGGTCTAGag ACTGGGAACTGTCCAGCACTGGAAGGATCAACTTTTGATAAG AGGAAATGCCTGCAGGGCATCTATGAGGATCTGAGTGCCTACAGGGCAGAGCTCAACAACTTCCACGATCACAAGGTGCTGGCAAGTCTCGATGAGATGATGAAAGTGAGTATTTTctgcctcctccctctcctcagaGACCTCAAAAATCGA tgccaggccctGAACAGCAGCCGGAAGGTTCCGGAGCCGCCGGCGGGAGCAGGCCCGGAGTCATTCCCGGAGAGGCTGCGGCTGTGCCGGGTGCTCCAGGCCCTCCGGATCCGCTCCCTCACCATCTCCAGGATGATGAACTTCCTGAGCTCCCCGGAGAGCTCCCTGTGA